One part of the Lachnospiraceae bacterium JLR.KK002 genome encodes these proteins:
- a CDS encoding very short patch repair endonuclease: protein MDIKSPEERSKNMSAIRSRDTKPEVYFRKLLFAQGYRYRLNAKTVPGHPDIYLKKYNTAIFVHGCFWHRHPGCKYTYMPKSRVEFWQKKFETNQKRDCVVQEELKEREIKCLVVWECSIKKMKREKETCDRMLAYVEKFLTSDEMCGEI from the coding sequence ATGGACATTAAAAGCCCGGAAGAACGAAGTAAAAATATGTCTGCCATCCGTTCCAGAGATACGAAACCGGAGGTATATTTCAGAAAGCTGCTGTTTGCGCAGGGATACCGCTACAGGCTGAACGCGAAGACAGTACCGGGACATCCGGACATATATCTGAAAAAATACAATACGGCAATTTTTGTACATGGCTGTTTCTGGCACCGCCATCCGGGATGTAAATACACTTACATGCCCAAATCCAGAGTGGAATTCTGGCAGAAAAAGTTCGAGACGAACCAGAAAAGGGACTGTGTGGTTCAGGAGGAACTGAAAGAGCGGGAAATAAAATGCCTTGTGGTGTGGGAATGCTCCATTAAGAAAATGAAAAGAGAAAAAGAGACCTGCGACAGAATGCTGGCCTATGTTGAGAAGTTTTTAACATCAGATGAGATGTGCGGTGAGATATAG
- the dcm gene encoding DNA (cytosine-5-)-methyltransferase has translation MKQVHLRMDDELYNELLNCSDMAGQTMQDCVREAVIYYISSRRKSKKREKKGQFTFIDLFAGIGGMRIAFERAGGQCVYSSEWNKYSQQTYFANFGEQPEGDITKVAAADIPEHDILVAGFPCQPFSIAGVSKKNSLGRATGFEDKTQGTLFFDVCRILEKKRPKAFLLENVKNLCSHDKGRTFQVIRESLDELDYEVFYKVLDGQDYVPQHRERILLAGFDRRRYGTDISFEFHLTPKTPRPVMGDILERVVEEKYTLSDKLWLYLQNYAAKHKAAGNGFGYGIAPPDGISRTISARYYKDGSEILIAQEGRNPRRLTPRECARLQGFPDTFKIPVSDTQAYKQFGNSVVVPLIENVAKLMVAHIKNMEEMQHGH, from the coding sequence ATGAAACAGGTTCATTTAAGAATGGACGATGAATTGTATAACGAACTGCTGAACTGTTCTGATATGGCAGGACAGACCATGCAGGACTGTGTGCGGGAAGCAGTTATTTATTATATCAGCAGCAGAAGGAAAAGTAAGAAAAGAGAAAAAAAAGGGCAATTTACCTTTATAGATTTATTTGCAGGGATTGGCGGGATGCGGATTGCATTTGAACGGGCAGGCGGCCAGTGTGTGTATTCCAGCGAATGGAACAAATACAGTCAACAGACATATTTTGCAAATTTTGGGGAACAGCCGGAAGGGGATATTACAAAGGTGGCGGCGGCTGATATTCCGGAACATGATATTCTTGTAGCCGGTTTTCCCTGTCAGCCCTTTTCCATTGCCGGGGTGTCAAAGAAGAACAGCCTGGGAAGGGCTACCGGATTTGAAGACAAGACCCAGGGCACGTTGTTTTTTGATGTATGCAGAATTTTGGAAAAAAAACGTCCGAAGGCATTTTTACTGGAAAATGTAAAGAATCTTTGCAGCCATGACAAAGGGCGTACCTTTCAGGTAATCCGGGAATCCCTGGATGAGCTGGATTATGAAGTATTTTATAAGGTTCTGGACGGACAGGATTATGTACCCCAGCACAGAGAGAGAATTTTGCTGGCGGGATTCGACCGGAGAAGATATGGGACAGATATATCATTTGAGTTTCATCTGACGCCCAAAACACCCCGGCCGGTAATGGGAGATATTCTGGAGCGGGTAGTGGAGGAGAAATACACGTTGTCAGACAAACTCTGGCTGTATCTTCAGAATTATGCGGCAAAACATAAAGCGGCGGGGAACGGATTCGGGTATGGAATTGCTCCTCCGGATGGAATATCAAGAACCATCAGCGCCAGATATTATAAAGACGGCTCGGAAATTCTGATTGCACAGGAAGGAAGGAATCCAAGAAGGCTTACACCAAGAGAATGCGCCAGGCTGCAGGGATTCCCGGACACCTTTAAGATTCCGGTATCCGATACCCAGGCCTATAAGCAGTTTGGGAATTCTGTAGTAGTGCCCCTGATAGAAAATGTGGCAAAGTTAATGGTGGCACACATAAAGAACATGGAGGAAATGCAGCATGGACATTAA
- a CDS encoding flavodoxin family protein: MDYMVVYSSKTGNTKKIATEIFSALPGMSKDMQSMEEYRGKDAEIFFIGFWVNRGTCDISVIDMLSELHGKKVALFGTCGMGRETAYFKTIEQKVNVWIPDDCEYLGTFLCQGKMPMQVRENYEIPMEDPEQEIRRKKMLRNFDEGLFHPNEEDLKQAREFVEQVLRKCC; this comes from the coding sequence ATGGATTATATGGTGGTTTATTCCAGTAAGACCGGTAATACGAAAAAAATAGCCACGGAAATTTTCAGTGCACTTCCGGGAATGTCCAAAGATATGCAGAGTATGGAGGAATACAGAGGAAAGGATGCGGAGATATTTTTCATTGGATTCTGGGTAAACCGGGGAACCTGCGATATCTCCGTTATTGACATGCTGTCTGAGCTTCACGGGAAAAAAGTTGCATTGTTCGGCACCTGCGGCATGGGCAGAGAGACGGCCTATTTTAAGACCATAGAGCAGAAAGTAAATGTCTGGATTCCCGATGACTGCGAATATCTTGGAACCTTTCTCTGTCAGGGGAAAATGCCCATGCAGGTGCGGGAGAATTACGAGATTCCCATGGAAGACCCGGAACAGGAAATCCGGAGGAAGAAAATGCTCCGGAATTTTGACGAAGGGCTGTTTCACCCCAATGAGGAAGATTTAAAGCAGGCCAGGGAATTTGTGGAACAGGTGCTGAGGAAGTGTTGTTGA
- a CDS encoding J domain-containing protein: MYDPYAVLGLNRNATDEEIKKAYRSLSRKYHPDANVNNPDKEQAEEKFKEIQQAYQQIIQEKERGTAGGYGQGNPGGQGQGSYWDFGDFFGGFGGFGGFGGFGGSQGQSRTAGGSEESTYQQAASNYIRSGHYREALNVLNSMKDRDACWYYLSAIANSGTGNNVAALEAARQAAAMEPGNQEYQQLYGQLQNGGSWYYDRRQSYGNPIVGSGDFCMKLCLANLACNFCCGGGGLCCGGVPWC; the protein is encoded by the coding sequence ATGTATGATCCATATGCGGTGCTTGGGCTGAACCGGAATGCCACCGATGAAGAAATCAAAAAGGCATACCGTTCTCTGAGCAGGAAATATCATCCCGATGCCAATGTGAACAATCCCGATAAGGAACAGGCAGAAGAGAAGTTTAAGGAAATACAGCAGGCTTATCAGCAGATTATACAGGAAAAGGAACGGGGAACAGCAGGCGGCTACGGTCAGGGAAATCCTGGTGGACAGGGTCAGGGCAGCTACTGGGATTTTGGAGATTTTTTCGGCGGTTTCGGTGGCTTTGGCGGTTTCGGCGGTTTCGGCGGTTCTCAGGGACAGAGCAGAACAGCAGGCGGCAGTGAAGAAAGCACATATCAGCAGGCGGCCTCTAACTATATCCGCAGCGGCCATTACAGAGAGGCTCTGAATGTGCTGAACAGTATGAAGGACAGGGACGCCTGCTGGTATTATCTCAGTGCCATTGCCAATTCCGGCACAGGAAATAATGTGGCTGCTCTGGAGGCGGCCCGGCAGGCTGCAGCCATGGAGCCTGGAAATCAGGAATACCAGCAGTTGTACGGGCAGCTTCAGAATGGAGGAAGCTGGTACTATGACAGGCGGCAGAGTTACGGAAATCCCATTGTGGGAAGCGGGGATTTCTGCATGAAGCTATGTCTGGCAAATCTGGCATGTAATTTCTGCTGCGGCGGAGGCGGTCTTTGCTGCGGCGGAGTACCCTGGTGTTAA
- a CDS encoding DUF5685 family protein translates to MDELVMVLMSGAPLKPQTGSCVSSGVCLAGGLWPVSGARAELLPNLTFSESYGKDSMFGYIIVNKPEMKFKEFDLYQSYYCGLCRILKEQSGRRGQLTLSYDMTFLVLLLTSLYEPETQVSCRKCAVHPFEKHPARVNQFTRYGADMNLLLSYYKCLDDWEDEHKVSRKMMAFSLKKKCKRIGEMYPEKASVFQDSLEQLRRCEKENSRNPDEVSGYFGRIMEEVFVWRKDEWEADLRRMGFFLGKFIYLMDAYEDVEKDRKTGNYNLFLQELETEGFERRAEAVLSMMMAECSRAFERLPIVENTEILRNILYSGVWCRYEYVKKNRERKVTDV, encoded by the coding sequence ATGGACGAGCTCGTAATGGTGCTGATGAGCGGAGCGCCCCTTAAGCCTCAGACAGGGAGCTGCGTTAGCAGCGGCGTCTGCCTGGCAGGCGGTCTGTGGCCAGTCAGTGGGGCGCGGGCTGAACTGTTACCGAACCTGACATTTTCTGAATCTTATGGAAAGGACAGTATGTTTGGATATATTATTGTAAACAAACCGGAAATGAAATTTAAGGAATTTGATTTGTACCAGTCCTATTACTGCGGCCTGTGCAGGATTCTTAAAGAACAGTCCGGCAGGCGGGGCCAGCTTACTTTAAGCTACGATATGACCTTTCTGGTGCTGCTGCTTACCAGCCTGTACGAGCCTGAGACACAGGTAAGCTGCCGGAAATGTGCGGTCCACCCTTTTGAAAAACATCCCGCCAGAGTGAATCAGTTTACCCGGTACGGAGCAGATATGAATCTTCTGCTGTCTTATTATAAATGCCTGGATGACTGGGAAGACGAACATAAGGTGAGCAGGAAAATGATGGCCTTTTCCCTGAAAAAGAAGTGCAAAAGGATTGGGGAAATGTATCCGGAGAAGGCTTCTGTATTTCAGGACAGCCTGGAACAGCTTCGTCGGTGCGAGAAGGAAAACAGCAGGAATCCGGATGAAGTGTCAGGATATTTCGGCAGGATTATGGAAGAAGTGTTTGTCTGGCGCAAAGATGAATGGGAGGCAGATTTGCGGCGGATGGGTTTTTTTCTGGGAAAATTTATTTACCTGATGGACGCTTATGAAGATGTGGAGAAAGACAGAAAGACCGGGAACTATAATCTGTTTTTGCAGGAGTTGGAGACGGAAGGATTTGAACGGAGGGCGGAAGCCGTTTTAAGTATGATGATGGCGGAATGCTCCAGGGCATTTGAGCGTCTTCCCATTGTAGAGAATACGGAAATTTTGAGAAATATTTTATATTCCGGCGTCTGGTGTCGGTACGAATATGTGAAGAAGAACAGGGAGAGGAAGGTAACAGATGTATGA
- a CDS encoding NAD(+) synthase — protein MRDGFIKVAAVTPGIRVADPLYNRQAIIGKIEEAEEQRAAVVVFPELCITGYTCGDLFLMEPLLKQGRQVLLDIAAETNGKNMLVFVGLPFAWKGRLYNVAAALGNGNVLGLVPKTCIPNYNEFYEGRYFTPGMEQAEEVVLEGERKVPMGSRLLFCADNIPELKIGVEICEDLWTPAPPSISHGLAGANLMVNLSASDEITGKDRYRKSLVEGQSARLICGYVYASAGEGESTQDVVYSGHNMIAENGVMLAEAQRFANQSVYGEIDIQKLNGQRRKMSTFMGEAEDYLEIPFHLKKEKTELTRFVDPAPFVPGKAEERKKRCEEILLIQSMGLKKRLEHTGCRHGVIGISGGLDSTLALLVTVRAFDLLGLERKGIHAVTMPGFGTTDRTYDNAVNLIRCLGTDFREVDIREAVRVHFKDISHEETNHDVTYENGQARERTQILMDIANKENGMVIGTGDMSELALGWATYNGDHMSMYGVNASVPKTLVRHLVRYYADTCGDSRLEQILLDVLDTPVSPELLPPEDGKISQKTEDIVGPYELHDFFLYYMLRCGFGPGKIFRLAVYAFEDRYAEDVILKWLKVFVRRFFSQQFKRSCLPDGPKVGTVAVSPRGDLRMPSDASSALWLAEIEALESEQCL, from the coding sequence GTGAGAGACGGATTTATAAAAGTGGCGGCGGTAACCCCCGGAATCCGGGTGGCAGATCCCCTGTATAACAGACAGGCCATTATCGGGAAAATAGAAGAAGCAGAAGAACAGAGAGCAGCGGTGGTGGTGTTTCCGGAACTTTGCATTACCGGATATACCTGCGGGGATTTATTTCTGATGGAGCCTCTGTTAAAGCAGGGCAGACAGGTGCTTCTGGATATTGCGGCGGAAACCAACGGGAAAAATATGCTGGTATTTGTGGGGCTGCCCTTTGCCTGGAAGGGCAGGCTGTACAATGTGGCGGCGGCTCTGGGAAACGGGAATGTACTGGGGCTGGTGCCCAAAACCTGTATTCCCAATTACAATGAATTTTATGAGGGACGTTACTTTACACCGGGCATGGAGCAGGCGGAAGAAGTGGTTCTGGAGGGAGAACGGAAGGTTCCCATGGGCAGCCGCCTTCTGTTTTGCGCCGATAATATTCCGGAATTAAAGATTGGCGTGGAAATCTGTGAAGATTTGTGGACGCCTGCTCCGCCCAGTATTTCTCACGGGCTGGCAGGTGCAAATCTGATGGTAAATCTGTCTGCCAGCGATGAGATTACGGGAAAGGACCGTTACCGGAAAAGCCTTGTGGAAGGCCAGTCCGCAAGGCTGATTTGCGGCTATGTCTATGCCAGTGCCGGTGAGGGAGAATCCACGCAGGACGTGGTATATTCCGGCCATAATATGATTGCGGAAAACGGAGTAATGCTGGCAGAGGCACAGAGGTTTGCCAACCAGTCTGTCTACGGGGAAATTGATATACAGAAGCTGAACGGACAGCGGCGCAAAATGTCCACTTTTATGGGAGAGGCAGAAGATTATCTGGAAATTCCCTTCCATCTGAAGAAAGAAAAGACGGAACTTACCCGTTTTGTGGATCCGGCTCCTTTTGTACCGGGAAAAGCAGAGGAACGTAAGAAACGGTGCGAGGAAATCCTGCTGATTCAGTCCATGGGCCTGAAAAAGCGGCTGGAGCATACAGGATGCCGCCATGGGGTGATAGGGATTTCCGGCGGGCTGGATTCCACACTGGCATTGCTGGTGACTGTCAGGGCTTTTGATTTGCTGGGACTGGAGCGGAAAGGCATTCATGCGGTGACCATGCCGGGGTTTGGAACCACCGACAGAACCTATGACAATGCGGTGAATTTAATCCGGTGTCTGGGTACCGATTTTCGGGAAGTGGACATCAGAGAAGCGGTACGGGTGCATTTTAAGGATATTTCCCACGAGGAAACAAATCACGACGTAACCTACGAGAACGGGCAGGCCAGGGAACGGACTCAGATTCTTATGGATATTGCCAACAAGGAGAACGGTATGGTAATCGGTACCGGGGATATGTCGGAGCTGGCCCTGGGCTGGGCCACCTACAACGGGGATCATATGTCCATGTACGGAGTAAATGCTTCCGTTCCAAAGACACTGGTACGCCATCTGGTGCGGTATTATGCGGATACCTGCGGTGACAGCAGACTGGAACAGATTCTTCTGGATGTGCTGGATACTCCGGTAAGCCCGGAACTGCTGCCTCCGGAGGACGGAAAGATTTCCCAGAAAACCGAGGACATTGTGGGGCCTTATGAACTTCATGATTTCTTCTTATATTATATGCTCCGCTGCGGTTTCGGGCCGGGAAAAATCTTTCGTCTGGCGGTATATGCCTTTGAAGACAGGTATGCGGAAGATGTGATTTTAAAATGGCTGAAAGTCTTTGTCAGAAGATTTTTCTCCCAGCAGTTCAAACGTTCCTGTCTGCCCGACGGGCCGAAAGTGGGAACGGTGGCAGTTTCTCCCCGCGGTGACCTGCGGATGCCCAGCGACGCCAGCAGCGCCCTCTGGCTGGCGGAAATCGAGGCCCTGGAATCTGAACAGTGTTTATAA
- the hslO gene encoding Hsp33 family molecular chaperone HslO — MKDYMVRATAAENQIRAFAITSRDLVEQARVYHNTSPVITAALGRLLTGGAMMGAMMKGEQDLLTLQIKCAGAAKGMTVTADSRGHVKGCPQVPDVMLPPNEKGKLDVGGALGPGILSVIKDMGLKEPYVGQVALQTSEIAEDLTYYFATSEQVPSAVGLGVLMNKDNTVRQAGGFIIQLMPFTDEAVIAALEKKVAEVTSVTDLLEQGATPEKLLEQVLGEFHPEITETIPVEYHCDCSRERVTKALISIGVQDIQEMIEDGEPIEVNCQFCDKHYIFTPEDLKGLLESSERSSQ, encoded by the coding sequence ATGAAAGATTACATGGTGAGAGCAACAGCGGCAGAGAATCAGATACGGGCATTTGCCATAACTTCCAGAGATTTGGTGGAGCAGGCCAGGGTTTATCACAATACGAGCCCTGTTATTACCGCGGCCCTGGGAAGGCTTCTGACGGGAGGAGCCATGATGGGGGCTATGATGAAGGGAGAGCAGGATTTGCTCACATTGCAGATAAAGTGCGCAGGTGCGGCAAAGGGAATGACCGTTACAGCAGACAGCCGGGGCCATGTAAAAGGCTGTCCGCAGGTACCGGACGTAATGCTTCCTCCCAATGAAAAGGGGAAACTGGATGTGGGAGGCGCTCTCGGCCCCGGAATCTTAAGTGTGATAAAAGACATGGGACTGAAAGAGCCTTATGTGGGACAGGTGGCGCTGCAGACCTCAGAAATTGCGGAAGACCTCACGTATTATTTTGCCACTTCCGAGCAGGTGCCTTCTGCTGTGGGACTGGGCGTGCTGATGAATAAGGATAACACGGTCCGGCAGGCCGGGGGATTTATCATCCAGCTTATGCCCTTTACCGACGAAGCGGTAATTGCCGCACTGGAAAAAAAGGTGGCCGAAGTGACGTCCGTAACTGATTTGCTGGAACAGGGAGCAACTCCGGAGAAGCTGCTGGAGCAGGTGCTGGGAGAGTTCCATCCGGAAATCACGGAAACCATACCTGTGGAATATCACTGCGACTGTTCCAGAGAGCGGGTGACGAAGGCCCTTATCAGCATTGGTGTGCAGGATATTCAGGAAATGATAGAAGATGGCGAGCCCATTGAGGTGAACTGCCAGTTCTGTGATAAACACTATATTTTTACCCCGGAAGATTTGAAAGGATTACTGGAATCTTCAGAAAGGAGCAGCCAGTGA
- a CDS encoding class I SAM-dependent methyltransferase, whose translation MEAYTGFAQVYDMFMDDVPYEAWSRYLTGLLKEYGVEEGLVLELGCGTGNMTRLLSEAGYDMIGVDNSEEMLRIAGEAAGSGDGMGKEPDILYLLQDMREFELYGTVKAVVSVCDSLNYILEEEELLKVFHLVNNYLDPGGIFIFDLNTPYKYRELLGETTICENREEGSFIWENFYDEETGLNQYDMTFFIREEDMRYRKYEETHVQRGYEAARIKELLEQAGMEFLAMFDAFTREPVRETSERIYVIAGERGKQRFT comes from the coding sequence ATGGAAGCATATACAGGATTTGCCCAGGTATACGATATGTTTATGGACGATGTGCCCTATGAAGCATGGAGCAGGTATCTGACCGGTCTGCTGAAAGAGTACGGGGTGGAAGAAGGACTGGTGCTGGAACTTGGCTGCGGTACCGGGAATATGACCAGGCTTCTGTCTGAGGCAGGTTATGATATGATAGGCGTGGACAATTCGGAGGAAATGCTCCGAATTGCAGGGGAGGCCGCAGGCTCCGGAGACGGAATGGGAAAGGAGCCGGATATTCTGTATCTTTTGCAGGATATGCGGGAATTTGAGCTGTATGGAACGGTGAAAGCCGTGGTAAGCGTCTGTGATTCTCTGAATTATATTCTGGAGGAAGAAGAACTTCTGAAGGTATTTCATCTGGTCAATAATTATCTCGACCCAGGAGGGATTTTTATTTTTGATTTGAATACCCCGTACAAATACCGGGAATTATTAGGGGAAACGACAATTTGTGAAAACCGGGAAGAAGGCAGCTTTATCTGGGAAAATTTTTATGATGAAGAAACCGGGCTGAATCAGTATGATATGACATTTTTTATCCGGGAGGAGGACATGCGCTACCGCAAATACGAAGAAACCCATGTGCAGCGGGGGTATGAGGCAGCCCGGATTAAGGAATTGCTGGAGCAGGCGGGGATGGAATTCTTGGCCATGTTCGACGCATTTACCAGAGAACCGGTCAGGGAAACCAGCGAGCGGATTTACGTGATTGCAGGGGAAAGAGGAAAACAGAGATTTACGTGA
- a CDS encoding DUF1002 domain-containing protein: MKKHRKQLLSLLLALVTVFAIPAQVRASQTDEKEVSPGPENSGEEVLEEGRKEEDVSDRESDVLNQPGEVTEPITKEDKPYLALGANLTPEQQRTVLELLGVNEAELSEYDVIYITNEEEHEYLGEYVAAGKIGTRALSSVLVVKREEGNGINITTKNISYCTIGMYKNALITAGITDADIIVAGPVPISGTAALVGAMKAYSDMTGVKVSEESMDTALNELVLTGDLAETVGDSEKAEELVAYLKQEVIEKGLKSEQEIKETIAKACSQFDISLTEEEVAELTELLKKIGQLDLDLDSIKSQAEALYEKLSHMDAGSIFDKVADFFRSVLDFFKGLFS; this comes from the coding sequence ATGAAAAAGCACAGAAAACAACTGTTGAGTCTGTTACTGGCGCTTGTGACAGTATTCGCAATACCGGCACAGGTGCGGGCGTCTCAGACCGATGAAAAAGAGGTGAGTCCGGGGCCGGAAAATTCCGGCGAGGAGGTACTGGAAGAAGGAAGAAAAGAGGAAGATGTTTCTGACAGGGAATCGGATGTTCTGAATCAGCCGGGCGAAGTTACGGAGCCCATTACCAAAGAAGATAAACCTTATCTTGCGCTGGGGGCAAATCTGACGCCGGAGCAGCAGAGGACGGTTCTGGAACTTCTGGGGGTAAACGAGGCGGAGCTTTCCGAGTATGATGTGATTTACATTACCAACGAAGAAGAACATGAATATCTGGGAGAATATGTGGCGGCCGGCAAGATTGGGACGCGGGCGCTGTCTTCGGTACTGGTGGTAAAGAGAGAAGAAGGAAACGGGATTAATATTACCACCAAAAATATTTCCTACTGTACCATCGGTATGTATAAAAATGCCCTGATTACCGCCGGAATTACCGATGCGGATATTATAGTGGCAGGGCCTGTTCCCATATCAGGGACAGCGGCGCTGGTAGGAGCCATGAAAGCATATTCCGACATGACCGGAGTGAAGGTTTCCGAAGAAAGCATGGATACCGCATTGAACGAACTGGTGCTCACCGGAGATCTGGCAGAGACCGTGGGGGATTCTGAAAAAGCGGAAGAACTTGTTGCATATCTGAAGCAGGAAGTCATTGAAAAGGGCCTGAAATCCGAACAGGAGATAAAGGAAACCATTGCAAAGGCCTGCAGTCAGTTTGATATCAGTCTGACAGAGGAAGAAGTAGCCGAACTGACAGAACTGTTGAAAAAAATCGGCCAGCTTGATTTGGATTTGGACTCCATTAAGAGCCAGGCGGAAGCACTGTATGAGAAGCTCTCTCATATGGATGCGGGAAGCATTTTTGATAAAGTGGCAGATTTCTTCCGTTCTGTTCTGGATTTTTTCAAAGGTCTGTTTTCCTGA
- a CDS encoding alpha/beta fold hydrolase — protein sequence MKKRTFQFQSADKATRIHGVKWEPENGEVKGILQISHGMIEYVERYEKFAEFMTEQGFMVVGNDHLGHGKSVKSQELWGYFADKGGSDIVVKDLDRLRRMIQKEHPGTPYFMLGHSMGSFLLRKYLAKYGCGLQGAVIMGTGNQPVVAAVAGKEICRVLALFRGWHYRSKLVDKMAFATYNQRFQRENRPNAWLTKDREIVEAYNREPRCTFHFTLNGFYNLFDTIHYISRPANINAIPRSLPLLLVAGEDDPVGNYGAGVRAVYERYKKAGITDITCRLYPTDRHEILNEVDREQVYADIYEWIQARMQ from the coding sequence ATGAAAAAAAGAACATTTCAGTTTCAGTCAGCAGATAAGGCGACCAGGATTCACGGGGTAAAGTGGGAGCCTGAAAATGGTGAAGTGAAAGGAATCCTGCAAATCAGCCATGGCATGATAGAATATGTGGAAAGATATGAAAAATTTGCAGAATTCATGACAGAACAGGGCTTTATGGTGGTGGGAAATGACCATCTGGGCCATGGGAAGTCCGTAAAATCCCAGGAACTGTGGGGATATTTTGCAGATAAGGGCGGCAGCGACATTGTGGTAAAAGATCTGGACCGTCTGCGCAGAATGATTCAGAAAGAACATCCCGGTACGCCTTATTTCATGCTGGGCCACAGTATGGGTTCTTTCCTGTTGCGGAAATATCTGGCGAAATACGGTTGCGGCCTGCAGGGAGCGGTGATTATGGGAACAGGAAACCAGCCCGTTGTTGCGGCTGTGGCCGGGAAAGAAATCTGCCGGGTTCTGGCTCTGTTCCGGGGCTGGCATTACCGTAGCAAACTGGTGGACAAAATGGCTTTTGCCACTTATAACCAGAGATTTCAGAGAGAAAATCGGCCCAATGCCTGGCTGACCAAAGACCGGGAAATTGTGGAAGCCTATAACAGAGAACCCCGCTGTACCTTTCATTTTACATTAAACGGATTTTACAACCTGTTTGACACCATACATTATATCAGCCGGCCGGCCAATATCAATGCCATTCCCCGCAGCCTGCCCCTTTTACTGGTAGCCGGAGAGGACGACCCGGTGGGAAATTACGGTGCAGGTGTAAGAGCAGTGTATGAGAGATATAAAAAGGCAGGCATTACGGATATAACCTGCAGACTCTATCCCACAGACCGCCACGAAATTTTAAATGAGGTGGACCGGGAACAGGTATACGCCGACATTTATGAATGGATACAGGCGAGAATGCAGTAA